In the genome of Hyphomonas sp. Mor2, one region contains:
- the recN gene encoding DNA repair protein RecN, with amino-acid sequence MLHALSIRSFVLIDRLDLEASTGFTALTGETGAGKSIILDALGLVLGAAADRKQVRAGADKAIIRAEFSVAHEHPVWALLEAHEIDFDRDETLCLRRNVPSAGPSRAFVNDQPVSAALLATLGEHLVEIHGQHSASQLMRPASHLDLLDAFAGLSEDVRACGALWSAYETRRQARMELEAAVQGAQEKRDWLNYAVADLSALSPEPDEVTRLTDQRSALLQSERISESVDEAAGALAEPRLEECLATASRAAERIIRVPGLESLEGDLSQTATATAEAVERTLIELAEAQALVKDLARHAGHDSRQLESVEARLFALRAAARKYDCLPELLTETLDKLQQDLAHCEGDTASLEEAHAAEQEAQSAWRAAAERISAVRHQRADSLAQAVMKELEPLQLGRVRFRITFRDLDEEESGGKGLERALFEVETNPGAGFGPLKSIASGGELARLSLALKCALSQCGDTGTLIFDEADQGVGGAVAAAIGERLAALAGDRQLFAVTHSPQVASAATRQWRIMKETDENDQTVSRVAQLDDGQRLEEIARMLSGSSITNEARAAALKLLEAA; translated from the coding sequence ATGTTACATGCACTCTCGATACGATCATTTGTCCTGATCGACCGTCTCGATCTTGAGGCATCGACAGGGTTTACCGCCCTTACCGGGGAAACTGGTGCTGGCAAATCCATCATTCTCGACGCGCTGGGGCTGGTCCTCGGTGCCGCGGCAGACCGCAAGCAGGTTCGCGCTGGGGCTGACAAGGCCATTATCCGCGCCGAGTTCTCTGTCGCACACGAACATCCTGTCTGGGCGCTGTTGGAGGCGCATGAAATCGACTTCGATCGCGACGAGACTTTGTGTTTACGCCGAAATGTGCCGAGCGCTGGCCCGTCACGTGCTTTCGTAAACGATCAGCCGGTGTCTGCGGCACTGCTCGCGACATTGGGAGAGCATCTGGTCGAGATTCACGGCCAGCACTCAGCGTCTCAGCTCATGCGACCAGCCTCTCATTTGGATTTGCTCGACGCCTTTGCGGGCCTTTCTGAAGATGTGCGGGCATGTGGTGCGCTGTGGAGTGCTTACGAAACGCGGCGTCAGGCTCGGATGGAGTTGGAGGCGGCCGTTCAAGGCGCGCAGGAGAAGCGCGACTGGTTGAACTATGCGGTCGCAGACCTGTCCGCACTCTCGCCGGAACCAGATGAAGTGACGCGATTGACCGATCAGCGCTCGGCCTTGCTGCAATCGGAGCGGATCAGCGAGTCCGTCGACGAAGCGGCAGGTGCGTTGGCCGAACCGCGGCTGGAAGAATGCCTGGCAACTGCCTCGCGTGCCGCCGAGCGGATCATTCGGGTTCCGGGGCTGGAGTCTCTGGAAGGGGACCTGTCGCAAACCGCAACAGCTACGGCGGAAGCGGTGGAACGAACGCTGATTGAACTCGCCGAAGCGCAGGCGCTGGTCAAGGATCTGGCTCGTCATGCTGGTCATGATTCGCGTCAACTCGAATCCGTCGAGGCGCGCTTGTTCGCGCTACGCGCGGCAGCGCGAAAGTATGACTGCCTGCCGGAATTGCTGACCGAAACTCTGGATAAGCTTCAACAAGACCTGGCGCATTGCGAAGGCGACACGGCCAGCTTGGAGGAGGCCCACGCAGCAGAACAAGAAGCACAGTCGGCCTGGCGCGCGGCAGCGGAGCGAATCTCCGCCGTTCGACACCAACGCGCAGACAGTCTGGCGCAAGCCGTAATGAAAGAGCTGGAACCGCTTCAACTCGGCCGGGTTCGGTTCCGGATCACGTTTCGAGACCTGGACGAAGAAGAGAGCGGCGGCAAAGGGCTGGAACGCGCTCTATTCGAAGTTGAGACCAATCCAGGCGCAGGATTTGGTCCTCTCAAATCCATTGCTTCAGGCGGCGAACTGGCGCGGCTGTCATTGGCATTGAAATGCGCGCTCAGTCAGTGTGGTGACACCGGAACCCTGATTTTCGATGAAGCCGATCAAGGTGTCGGTGGCGCCGTGGCAGCGGCAATCGGGGAGCGGCTCGCCGCATTGGCCGGAGACCGTCAGCTCTTCGCTGTGACGCATAGTCCCCAGGTCGCCTCCGCCGCCACGCGGCAATGGCGGATCATGAAGGAAACAGACGAGAATGATCAGACGGTCAGCCGGGTTGCACAGCTCGATGACGGTCAACGCCTTGAAGAAATCGCCCGAATGTTGTCAGGCTCCAGCATTACCAATGAGGCGCGCGCCGCCGCATTGAAACTGCTGGAGGCGGCATGA
- a CDS encoding outer membrane protein assembly factor BamD, translating to MRKVHLTLLSVSVASLVLAACQGNNRRQELAYVERPVELLYSRATDELDQRDYENAILLFNEVERQHPYSEWARRSSLMSAFAAYESRKYDEAVSTAQRYLSLNPAGQGAPYAYYLIAICHFDQIMDVGRDQKTTELARNALVDVVRRYPETDYARDATVKLDMVNDQLAGKEMEIGRWYLRRNQHLSAVNRFRTVVSDYETTSHTPEALHRLVEVYLAMGLKQEALAAGSVLGYNYPETIWYQYSYRLLSGEGLDPEGASDVQKRTWLQRLIPGGK from the coding sequence ATGCGTAAAGTTCACCTCACTCTTCTATCAGTCTCCGTCGCTTCGCTCGTGCTTGCGGCCTGTCAGGGTAACAATCGGCGCCAGGAGCTGGCTTATGTCGAACGCCCTGTTGAGCTGTTATATTCGCGCGCCACAGACGAGCTTGATCAACGCGATTACGAAAATGCGATCCTCCTGTTCAACGAGGTGGAACGCCAGCATCCCTATTCCGAGTGGGCGCGCAGATCGTCGCTCATGTCGGCATTCGCGGCGTATGAATCGCGCAAGTATGATGAAGCGGTCTCCACGGCGCAGCGCTATCTTTCGCTCAATCCAGCGGGTCAGGGCGCGCCTTACGCCTATTACCTGATTGCCATCTGTCACTTCGATCAGATCATGGATGTAGGCCGGGACCAGAAAACAACGGAGCTGGCGCGAAACGCCCTGGTGGATGTCGTCCGCCGATATCCTGAGACAGATTATGCAAGAGATGCGACGGTCAAGCTGGACATGGTCAATGACCAGCTTGCTGGCAAGGAAATGGAGATTGGACGCTGGTACCTGCGCCGCAATCAGCATTTGTCGGCTGTGAACCGGTTCCGCACCGTTGTCAGCGACTATGAAACGACCAGCCATACGCCCGAAGCGCTGCACCGTCTGGTCGAGGTTTATCTCGCCATGGGCCTGAAGCAGGAAGCGCTGGCGGCGGGATCGGTGCTTGGCTACAATTATCCCGAGACGATCTGGTATCAGTATTCCTATCGCTTGCTCAGTGGTGAAGGACTGGACCCGGAGGGCGCAAGCGACGTGCAGAAACGCACCTGGCTGCAGCGACTCATTCCGGGTGGAAAATAG
- the trxB gene encoding thioredoxin-disulfide reductase, which produces MSDTGSNTRHTEILIIGSGPAGWTAAVYAARAMRDTLVVAGSQPGGQLTITTDVENYPGFAEIQGPELMEKMKEHALKMGANLAEDHITDVDLDSRPFRAVGDSGTVYTADAVVISTGAQAKWLGLPSESKFQGFGVSACATCDGFFYREKDVVVVGGGNTAVEEALFLTNFASKVILVHRRDSLRAEKILQHRLLNHPKIEVRWNTTLEEVVGDETPLGVTAARLKNVDTGAVEDVPVHGIFIAIGHAPSTELFVGKLDMHNNGYLITAPDSTATNIPGVFAAGDVTDETYRQAVTAAGMGCMAALEAEKFLEESKALEAVAAE; this is translated from the coding sequence ATGTCGGACACAGGGTCAAACACACGACACACGGAAATCCTGATCATTGGATCCGGTCCTGCGGGCTGGACGGCTGCGGTTTATGCCGCGCGCGCCATGCGCGATACTTTGGTTGTGGCCGGGTCACAGCCAGGTGGGCAGCTGACCATCACCACAGACGTGGAAAATTATCCGGGATTTGCGGAAATCCAGGGCCCGGAGCTGATGGAAAAGATGAAAGAGCACGCGCTGAAAATGGGCGCGAACCTGGCTGAAGATCATATCACTGACGTCGATCTGGACAGCCGTCCCTTCCGGGCGGTTGGAGATAGCGGTACCGTTTACACGGCCGACGCCGTGGTAATTTCTACGGGCGCTCAAGCAAAGTGGCTGGGATTGCCCAGCGAGAGCAAATTTCAAGGCTTCGGCGTTTCGGCCTGTGCGACTTGTGACGGCTTTTTCTATCGAGAGAAAGATGTCGTCGTTGTCGGCGGTGGCAATACCGCCGTGGAAGAAGCTCTATTCCTGACCAATTTTGCGTCCAAGGTCATCCTGGTGCATCGGCGTGACAGTTTGCGGGCCGAGAAGATTCTGCAACATCGTTTGCTCAATCACCCCAAGATCGAAGTGCGCTGGAACACGACGCTAGAAGAGGTGGTCGGTGATGAGACTCCGCTCGGAGTGACAGCGGCCAGACTCAAGAATGTCGATACGGGCGCGGTCGAGGATGTACCGGTTCATGGCATCTTCATCGCCATCGGCCACGCACCTTCGACAGAATTGTTCGTCGGCAAGCTCGACATGCACAATAATGGCTATCTGATTACTGCGCCGGATTCGACCGCGACCAATATTCCGGGCGTGTTCGCTGCGGGTGACGTGACCGACGAAACCTATCGCCAGGCGGTCACCGCGGCGGGTATGGGCTGTATGGCGGCATTGGAAGCTGAGAAATTCCTCGAAGAGAGTAAAGCGCTGGAAGCGGTCGCGGCGGAATAG
- a CDS encoding helix-turn-helix transcriptional regulator, with translation MDNENISLTASEVDRLVGDRIRRRRILMGLTQDQLGEALGISYQQVQKYETGANRVSAGRLYLIGQCLEVAPGWFFDPAKSDASSDDFDELGSSRLLMEFVRSFARIEDERVKSLLVSLVKAMADGEIGSEPLGNGDTNGADHAYR, from the coding sequence ATGGACAACGAAAACATCTCTCTGACCGCCAGCGAAGTTGATCGTCTGGTCGGCGACCGCATCCGCCGCCGCCGCATCCTCATGGGCCTCACGCAGGACCAATTAGGGGAAGCGCTGGGCATTTCATATCAACAGGTCCAGAAGTACGAAACCGGTGCAAATCGCGTCAGCGCGGGACGGCTTTATCTCATTGGCCAGTGCCTCGAAGTGGCTCCAGGTTGGTTCTTTGACCCAGCTAAGTCTGACGCGTCCAGTGACGACTTTGATGAGCTCGGCTCCTCGCGCCTGTTGATGGAATTTGTACGGAGTTTCGCGCGTATCGAGGACGAACGTGTCAAATCCCTCCTCGTATCGCTTGTCAAAGCCATGGCAGATGGCGAGATCGGTTCTGAACCGCTCGGCAATGGCGATACCAATGGCGCTGATCACGCATACCGCTGA
- the ligA gene encoding NAD-dependent DNA ligase LigA, with protein MNGEIAVESLTEDQARKELARLATEIKLADAAYYIEDEPHLTDAAYDALRQRNLAIEAAFPHLKRSDSPSDSVGTAVKDGFGKIEHGVPMLSLDNAFSDEDVQDFADRVRRFLGLDADEPLVITAEPKIDGLSLSLTYENGALVKAATRGDGRVGEDVTANARTLADVPEKLAGGGWPEKIEVRGEVYINSEDFAALNAAEEAAGRKTYMNPRNAAAGGLRQKDPAVTAQRPLKFFAYAWGEMSAPFAETQMSAVDALAAWGFETNDLFRAHADVAGLLAAYRDMIERRAGLGYDIDGVVYKVDRLDWQERLGFVSRAPRWAIAHKFPAEKAITTLEAIDIQVGRTGSLTPVARLTPITVGGVVVSNATLHNEEEIERLDVRVGDQVEIQRAGDVIPQVLRVIDPDRAGRGAPFEMPHACPECGSEAVREVDDKGKADVRRRCTGGLICPAQVVERLKHFVSRKALDIDGLGAKQIELFYERNLVKAPQHIFQLERRIAEAGFDPLSEWEGFGDVSAGKLYAAIDEKRNAPFGRFLNGLGIRHVGQTTSDLFSRTFVKWDEFWRAVEAARDNPDGPEEQALISIDGIGGAAVGALKDFASEAHNQEMMAELMQEMTILDGEAPASESPVSGKTVVFTGTLEAMTRDEAKARATSLGAKVSGSVSGRTDILVAGPGAGSKLKKAQELGVTVMTEAEWIDLISGL; from the coding sequence ATGAATGGCGAAATAGCGGTCGAGAGCCTGACCGAAGACCAGGCGCGTAAGGAATTGGCGCGCCTTGCGACGGAAATCAAACTCGCCGATGCGGCTTATTATATTGAGGATGAGCCACATCTGACGGACGCGGCATATGACGCCCTGCGACAGCGAAATCTCGCGATCGAGGCGGCGTTTCCGCACCTCAAACGTTCCGATAGCCCCAGCGACTCGGTTGGCACGGCGGTCAAGGATGGGTTCGGGAAAATTGAGCATGGTGTGCCTATGCTCTCTCTGGATAATGCGTTCAGCGACGAGGATGTGCAGGATTTCGCCGATCGGGTTCGCCGATTTCTCGGATTGGACGCGGATGAGCCGCTCGTCATTACCGCCGAGCCCAAGATTGATGGCCTGTCTCTCAGCCTGACTTATGAAAACGGAGCCCTGGTCAAGGCTGCAACGCGCGGTGACGGCCGTGTCGGCGAGGACGTGACCGCCAATGCGCGCACATTGGCTGATGTCCCGGAAAAGCTGGCGGGTGGCGGTTGGCCCGAAAAGATCGAGGTGCGCGGGGAGGTCTATATCAATTCCGAAGACTTTGCCGCCCTCAACGCCGCCGAGGAGGCGGCTGGGCGCAAGACTTACATGAATCCACGCAACGCCGCCGCCGGGGGATTGCGCCAGAAAGACCCCGCTGTGACGGCGCAGCGTCCCCTGAAATTCTTTGCGTATGCCTGGGGCGAAATGTCGGCGCCCTTTGCGGAGACGCAGATGAGTGCCGTGGACGCATTGGCGGCGTGGGGATTTGAGACCAATGACTTGTTCCGCGCGCACGCCGATGTTGCGGGCCTGCTGGCGGCTTATCGTGACATGATCGAACGCCGGGCCGGGCTGGGCTATGATATTGATGGCGTGGTCTACAAGGTGGACCGCCTGGACTGGCAAGAGCGCCTTGGCTTTGTCAGCCGCGCCCCACGTTGGGCCATCGCGCACAAGTTTCCAGCCGAGAAAGCGATCACGACGCTTGAAGCAATCGACATTCAAGTCGGTCGCACCGGATCGCTGACGCCGGTCGCGCGTCTGACGCCGATCACAGTAGGTGGTGTCGTCGTGTCCAACGCGACCCTACACAATGAGGAAGAAATCGAGCGTCTCGATGTCCGCGTCGGCGACCAGGTCGAGATTCAGCGCGCCGGCGATGTCATTCCCCAAGTGTTGCGGGTGATCGACCCGGATCGTGCCGGTCGCGGTGCACCGTTCGAGATGCCACATGCCTGCCCGGAATGTGGTTCGGAGGCGGTTCGCGAAGTGGATGACAAGGGCAAGGCGGATGTCCGCCGCCGCTGTACAGGCGGACTGATATGTCCGGCCCAGGTGGTTGAGCGGTTGAAGCATTTCGTGTCTCGCAAAGCGCTCGATATTGACGGGCTCGGCGCCAAGCAGATCGAGTTGTTTTACGAGCGGAACCTGGTGAAAGCCCCTCAGCATATCTTTCAGCTCGAGCGCCGCATTGCCGAGGCGGGGTTTGATCCCTTGTCTGAATGGGAGGGCTTCGGAGACGTATCGGCAGGCAAGCTCTATGCCGCCATAGACGAAAAGCGCAATGCGCCCTTCGGGCGGTTCCTCAATGGACTGGGTATTCGCCATGTCGGCCAGACCACATCAGACTTGTTCTCGCGTACTTTTGTCAAATGGGACGAGTTCTGGCGCGCCGTTGAGGCGGCGCGGGACAATCCGGACGGGCCTGAGGAGCAGGCCTTGATCTCGATCGATGGCATTGGCGGAGCCGCAGTCGGGGCATTGAAAGACTTTGCCAGCGAAGCCCACAATCAGGAGATGATGGCCGAGCTGATGCAGGAAATGACCATTCTCGACGGCGAGGCTCCGGCCAGCGAGAGCCCGGTTTCCGGCAAGACGGTGGTCTTTACCGGGACGCTGGAGGCGATGACCCGAGATGAAGCGAAAGCCCGCGCGACATCGCTGGGCGCGAAAGTATCGGGGTCCGTGTCCGGACGCACCGATATTCTGGTGGCGGGGCCGGGGGCTGGGTCGAAGCTCAAAAAAGCGCAGGAGCTCGGTGTTACGGTCATGACCGAAGCAGAGTGGATTGATCTGATCAGCGGCCTCTAG